The Corynebacterium mycetoides genome includes the window CAGGCGGCGGCATGAGCGGCTACGGGCTCGCGGCCCTTCTCACCGCCGCCGCGCTGTGCGCGCCGGGAGCGCCCCCGGCGTCGCGCCTGCGCGGCGGCGCGGCCGGTTTGACCACGAAGAGCCCCCGGGACGGGCCGCGCGGGCGCCGCGCGCCCGCCTTCGACCGGCACCGCGCCGCGGCCGACATCTCGCTGTTCGCCGTGTGCTACTCGGCGGGGCTTACGGCCCAGGCGTCGGCCGCCGCCGTGGCCGAATCCTATCGTCCCGGTTCGACCGATCCGCTGGCCGAGAAGTGGCGCACCACCGCGTCGCTGCTGGCCCTCGGCGTTGAGCCGGAGCGCGCGTGGGCGGACTTCCACGAGGTTCCCGGCGGCGCCGATCTCGCCAGCGTGGTCGCCCTGTCGCATGCCTCGGGCACCGCGGTTACCGCGGGGTGCCAGAGGATCGCGGACCAGCTCACGCACGCTGCCACTGACGACGCGACGGCGAAGGCCGAGCGCGCCGGGGTGCTCATCGCCATCCCCCTCACCGCGTTTTTCTTACCCGCCTTCTTTGTTCTCGGACTCATCCCGACGGCAATCAGCCTCGGGGCATCACTTACGTAAGGAGCACAACCATGCATCGAATCAACTCTCTCACCGCCGCTCTTCTCACCCGCATCCACACGAAAATGA containing:
- a CDS encoding type II secretion system F family protein; the protein is MSAHHRAGGGMSGYGLAALLTAAALCAPGAPPASRLRGGAAGLTTKSPRDGPRGRRAPAFDRHRAAADISLFAVCYSAGLTAQASAAAVAESYRPGSTDPLAEKWRTTASLLALGVEPERAWADFHEVPGGADLASVVALSHASGTAVTAGCQRIADQLTHAATDDATAKAERAGVLIAIPLTAFFLPAFFVLGLIPTAISLGASLT